Proteins encoded within one genomic window of Pectobacterium araliae:
- the gmk gene encoding guanylate kinase: MAQGTLYIVSAPSGAGKSSLIQALLKTQPLYDTQVSISHTTRAKRPGENHGEHYFFVEVDEFKRMIQDREFLEHAEVFGNYYGTSRLAIEQVLATGVDVFLDIDWQGAEQIRAQMPHARSIFILPPSKEELARRLRGRGQDSDDVIARRMSQAVAEMTHYGEYDYLIVNDDFDLALLDLKTIIRAERLRLSRQQVRHDALITKLLAD, encoded by the coding sequence ATGGCTCAAGGCACGTTATATATCGTTTCTGCTCCCAGTGGGGCTGGGAAATCCAGCCTGATTCAGGCGTTATTAAAAACTCAGCCGCTTTACGACACTCAGGTATCGATTTCGCATACCACACGAGCGAAACGACCAGGAGAAAACCACGGCGAACACTATTTCTTCGTCGAAGTCGATGAATTTAAGCGTATGATTCAGGATCGTGAGTTTCTGGAGCACGCTGAAGTTTTCGGCAATTACTACGGTACATCCCGACTTGCCATTGAGCAGGTATTAGCGACAGGTGTTGATGTTTTTCTGGATATTGACTGGCAAGGTGCCGAACAAATCCGTGCTCAAATGCCGCACGCGCGCAGTATTTTCATTCTGCCGCCGTCCAAAGAAGAGCTGGCTCGCCGCCTGCGTGGCCGTGGACAAGATAGTGATGACGTTATTGCTCGCCGTATGTCTCAAGCCGTGGCTGAAATGACGCACTACGGCGAGTATGATTACCTGATTGTGAATGATGATTTCGATCTGGCGCTGCTCGATCTGAAAACCATTATTCGCGCCGAACGTCTGCGTTTGAGCAGGCAACAGGTTCGGCATGATGCATTAATCACCAAACTATTGGCAGACTGA
- a CDS encoding EAL domain-containing protein has protein sequence MSPRRSERKINMLQLLTAGMLPLLLGLLFTFVESRLMVKRDLEATAQIAMNHAENISTQAWKMVDRLQHFHGQSCDAIGGELQRLGSIFPYFRAIGVIHNTDVYCSSTFGNALTPISRVIQQPLPDTDSERWSLSIAGSDNVRARPAIIFVQMPLTGYGAYTMVDAQYPIDLMMAISQTRGYQLTLKIGNGHPIQIGQIITLNSGLFSTSALEIKSNYFPITLTVIAPTSQSVANWKQAFFTFSPLAMVLSLLFFAMMWYWQKRKLLFRDELRKGIAKGEFSVYYQPIYNAESQSCIGVETLLRWQRSNGQWIRPDIFISAAEAESMIIPITRHLFDLVAADIASWQVKPGFHLSLNVAAEHLHHPNFVSDVHRFAEKVASHSLSITLELTERNLISNGPEVIQRLHQLREDGFMIAIDDFGTGHCSLSYLQNFPLDCLKIDQGFVCAISSPDEEAPILDAIINLSHRIKLQSVAEGVETEQQLIYLQQHGVKYIQGFLYAKPMNNESLLVWLHYHSNKSIESFMNKNEEREKKK, from the coding sequence ATGAGCCCCAGACGTAGTGAACGTAAAATTAACATGTTGCAGTTACTGACGGCAGGTATGCTGCCACTGCTGCTGGGATTGCTGTTCACTTTTGTAGAATCCAGATTAATGGTAAAACGCGATTTGGAAGCCACTGCGCAAATCGCAATGAATCATGCTGAGAATATTTCGACACAGGCGTGGAAGATGGTGGATCGCCTCCAGCACTTTCATGGTCAGTCCTGTGATGCCATCGGTGGTGAGCTGCAACGCCTTGGCTCGATTTTTCCTTACTTTCGTGCGATCGGCGTTATCCATAATACCGACGTCTACTGCTCTTCAACGTTTGGCAACGCACTGACGCCAATAAGTCGCGTCATTCAACAACCGCTACCGGATACCGATTCTGAACGCTGGAGCCTGTCAATTGCAGGCTCAGATAACGTGAGAGCACGCCCTGCAATCATCTTCGTCCAGATGCCCCTCACGGGTTATGGCGCTTACACCATGGTTGACGCGCAATACCCGATCGATCTTATGATGGCGATTAGCCAAACCCGCGGCTATCAGCTTACACTGAAGATCGGCAACGGCCACCCCATTCAAATTGGTCAGATAATTACGCTCAACTCAGGCTTATTTTCTACCTCAGCGCTTGAAATAAAATCGAACTATTTCCCGATAACCCTTACAGTTATCGCACCAACCTCTCAATCTGTCGCGAACTGGAAGCAGGCGTTCTTTACGTTCTCGCCGCTGGCAATGGTTCTCTCCCTGCTCTTCTTTGCAATGATGTGGTACTGGCAAAAACGTAAATTATTATTCCGCGACGAGCTCCGTAAAGGCATCGCCAAAGGCGAATTTTCCGTCTATTACCAGCCCATCTATAATGCAGAATCGCAATCCTGCATCGGTGTTGAGACCTTACTGCGATGGCAGCGCAGTAATGGACAGTGGATCAGGCCCGATATATTTATCTCCGCCGCCGAAGCAGAAAGCATGATTATTCCCATCACCCGGCATTTATTTGATCTGGTCGCAGCCGATATCGCCAGTTGGCAGGTAAAACCCGGATTTCACCTGAGCCTTAACGTCGCAGCCGAGCATCTGCATCATCCAAATTTCGTTTCAGACGTACATCGCTTCGCAGAAAAAGTTGCCTCTCATTCATTAAGCATTACGCTGGAACTGACAGAACGTAACCTCATCAGCAACGGTCCTGAAGTCATACAGCGCCTGCATCAACTACGTGAAGATGGCTTTATGATCGCCATCGATGACTTCGGCACCGGGCACTGTTCACTCTCTTATCTGCAAAACTTTCCGCTGGATTGCCTGAAAATCGATCAGGGATTCGTCTGTGCCATTTCATCGCCGGATGAAGAAGCCCCTATTCTTGATGCCATTATTAATTTGAGCCATCGCATCAAACTTCAATCCGTAGCAGAAGGCGTAGAAACCGAACAACAGCTCATATATTTACAACAGCACGGCGTTAAATATATACAGGGATTTCTTTATGCAAAGCCGATGAACAATGAATCGTTACTGGTATGGCTGCACTATCATAGTAATAAATCGATAGAAAGTTTTATGAATAAAAACGAAGAAAGAGAAAAGAAAAAATAA
- the spoT gene encoding bifunctional GTP diphosphokinase/guanosine-3',5'-bis pyrophosphate 3'-pyrophosphohydrolase, translated as MYIFESLNLLIQRYLPEDQIKRLQQAYLVARDAHEGQTRSSGEPYITHPVAVACILAEMRLDYETLMAALLHDVIEDTPATYQDMEQLFGKSVAELVEGVSKLDKLKFRDKKEAQAENFRKMIMAMVQDIRVILIKLADRTHNMRTLGSLRPDKRRRIARETLEIYSPLAHRLGIHHLKTELEELGFEALYPNRYRVIKEVVKAARGNRKEMIQKILSEIEGRLTEAGIACRVSGREKHLYSIYCKMHLKEQRFHSIMDIYAFRVIVKELDTCYRVLGQVHSLYKPRPGRVKDYIAIPKANGYQSLHTSLIGPHGVPVEVQIRTDDMDQMAEMGVAAHWAYKEGESSTTAQVRAQRWMQSLLELQQSAGSSFEFIESVKSDLFPDEMYVFTPEGRIVELPAGATPVDFAYAVHTDIGHACVGARVDRQPYPLSQSLTSGQTVEIITAPGARPNAAWLNFVVSSRARSKIRQMLKNLKRDDSVSLGRRLLNHALGNGRKLSDIPEKSIQLELERMKLATLDDLMAEIGMGNAMSVVVAKNLLNEQSELGNTGLRKLPIKGADGVMLSFAKCCRPIPGDPIIAHVSPGKGLVIHHESCRNIRGYQKEPEKFMAVEWDKVTEQEFIAEIKVDMFNHQGALANLTAAINAANSNIQSINTEERDGRVYSAFIRLTTLDRVHLANIMRKIRVMPDVIKVNRNRN; from the coding sequence TTGTACATTTTTGAAAGCCTTAATCTGCTGATTCAACGTTATCTTCCCGAAGATCAGATCAAACGTTTACAGCAGGCTTACTTGGTTGCACGTGATGCTCACGAGGGGCAGACTCGCTCCAGCGGTGAACCCTACATCACACACCCTGTTGCCGTCGCCTGCATTCTGGCGGAGATGCGTCTCGATTACGAAACGCTGATGGCAGCACTGCTGCATGATGTCATAGAAGACACCCCCGCCACCTATCAGGACATGGAACAGCTTTTTGGTAAAAGCGTTGCTGAACTGGTAGAGGGCGTGTCCAAGCTGGACAAACTGAAGTTCCGCGATAAGAAAGAAGCGCAGGCTGAAAACTTTCGCAAAATGATCATGGCGATGGTGCAGGACATTCGCGTCATCCTGATCAAACTTGCAGACCGTACCCATAACATGCGCACGCTGGGTTCATTGCGCCCAGACAAACGTCGCCGCATTGCCCGTGAAACGCTGGAAATATACAGCCCACTGGCACACAGACTGGGTATCCATCACCTCAAAACTGAGCTGGAAGAACTGGGTTTTGAGGCGCTGTATCCGAATCGTTATCGCGTCATTAAAGAGGTCGTTAAGGCTGCGCGCGGTAACCGCAAGGAAATGATTCAGAAAATCCTGTCGGAAATCGAAGGCCGTTTGACAGAAGCCGGGATTGCCTGCCGCGTCAGCGGTCGCGAAAAACACCTGTACTCCATCTACTGCAAAATGCACCTGAAAGAGCAGCGTTTTCACTCCATCATGGATATCTACGCGTTTCGGGTCATCGTCAAAGAATTGGACACCTGCTATCGCGTGCTCGGTCAGGTTCATAGCCTGTATAAACCCCGCCCAGGCCGGGTGAAAGATTATATCGCCATTCCCAAAGCGAACGGCTACCAATCGCTGCATACGTCTCTGATTGGTCCGCATGGCGTTCCGGTCGAGGTGCAAATTCGCACCGACGACATGGATCAAATGGCAGAAATGGGTGTCGCGGCGCACTGGGCCTATAAAGAAGGCGAGAGCAGCACCACCGCACAGGTACGCGCCCAACGCTGGATGCAAAGCCTGCTGGAACTCCAGCAAAGTGCCGGTAGCTCGTTTGAATTTATCGAAAGCGTGAAGTCCGATCTCTTCCCTGACGAGATGTACGTCTTTACGCCGGAAGGCCGCATTGTTGAGCTTCCCGCCGGTGCGACGCCTGTCGATTTCGCCTACGCGGTGCACACCGATATTGGCCATGCCTGCGTCGGGGCACGCGTTGACCGTCAGCCTTACCCGCTGTCGCAGTCGCTCACCAGCGGTCAAACCGTTGAAATTATTACTGCACCGGGTGCCAGACCGAATGCCGCATGGCTTAACTTCGTGGTCAGCTCCAGAGCACGTTCAAAAATTCGCCAGATGCTGAAAAACCTCAAACGAGATGATTCCGTGAGTCTCGGACGCCGTTTACTGAACCACGCATTGGGCAATGGCCGCAAACTCTCTGACATCCCTGAGAAATCTATTCAGCTTGAGCTTGAGCGCATGAAGCTCGCCACGCTGGACGATCTGATGGCGGAAATTGGTATGGGCAACGCCATGAGCGTCGTGGTGGCGAAAAACCTGCTGAATGAACAGTCTGAACTGGGAAATACTGGGCTGCGCAAGTTGCCGATCAAAGGCGCAGATGGCGTGATGCTTTCCTTCGCCAAATGCTGTCGCCCCATCCCTGGCGATCCGATCATTGCCCATGTCAGCCCCGGTAAAGGGTTGGTGATTCACCATGAATCCTGCCGCAACATTCGCGGCTATCAGAAAGAACCTGAAAAATTCATGGCGGTAGAGTGGGATAAGGTGACGGAACAAGAGTTCATCGCCGAAATCAAAGTGGATATGTTCAACCATCAGGGCGCACTGGCGAACCTGACGGCAGCGATTAACGCGGCGAACTCCAATATTCAGAGCATCAATACGGAAGAGAGGGATGGCCGCGTATACAGCGCCTTTATCCGTCTCACTACCCTCGATCGCGTTCATTTGGCTAATATTATGCGTAAAATTCGCGTAATGCCGGATGTCATCAAAGTTAACCGTAACCGAAATTAA
- the rpoZ gene encoding DNA-directed RNA polymerase subunit omega produces MARVTVQDAVEKIGNRFDLVLVAARRARQIQTGGKDPLVPEENDKYTVIALREIEEGLINNQILDVRDRQEQQEQEAAEIQAVTAIAEGRR; encoded by the coding sequence ATGGCACGCGTAACTGTTCAAGACGCTGTAGAGAAAATTGGTAACCGTTTTGACCTGGTGTTGGTCGCTGCTCGTCGCGCCCGTCAAATCCAGACTGGTGGTAAAGATCCGTTGGTCCCTGAAGAAAACGATAAGTACACCGTGATCGCACTGCGTGAGATCGAAGAAGGTCTGATCAACAACCAAATTCTGGATGTTCGTGACCGTCAGGAACAGCAAGAGCAGGAAGCCGCAGAGATTCAGGCGGTTACCGCGATTGCTGAAGGCCGCCGTTAA
- a CDS encoding Ail/Lom family outer membrane beta-barrel protein, producing the protein MFENKADFTLSYLNVSLCAVNIRDAYIFALLKSSFYSNMEDVSIMKKTTLLLSTLIACAMGMSAAQATQTVSLGYAQAKVDDFKDPKGITAKYHYQGDSDLGIIGSFTYVSAEQTEYYQNSSSDVYKLKYYSLMAGPSYRFNDYVSVYGLAGIGRGKSSWEEGDAVRESGSESKSSFAYGAGIQITPVANWAIDIGYEGTKIYETRVDAFNIGVGYRF; encoded by the coding sequence TTGTTTGAAAATAAGGCAGACTTTACCTTGTCGTATTTAAATGTAAGTTTATGTGCGGTCAACATTCGTGATGCTTATATATTCGCTTTGTTGAAATCGTCTTTTTATTCAAACATGGAAGATGTTTCTATCATGAAAAAAACAACACTGCTGCTTTCCACTCTGATTGCTTGTGCCATGGGAATGTCTGCTGCTCAGGCGACACAAACGGTATCTTTGGGTTATGCTCAGGCGAAAGTCGATGACTTTAAAGATCCAAAAGGGATTACAGCCAAATACCATTATCAGGGTGATTCCGATCTTGGCATTATTGGTTCTTTCACTTATGTGAGCGCGGAGCAAACAGAGTATTATCAGAATTCAAGCAGTGATGTTTATAAGCTGAAATACTATTCACTCATGGCTGGCCCATCCTACCGCTTTAATGACTATGTCAGCGTTTATGGTTTAGCGGGTATTGGGCGCGGTAAATCCAGTTGGGAAGAGGGCGATGCTGTCCGTGAATCGGGTAGTGAAAGCAAATCCAGCTTTGCTTATGGTGCGGGTATTCAAATCACACCAGTAGCAAACTGGGCGATAGATATTGGCTACGAAGGTACGAAGATTTATGAAACGCGTGTAGACGCCTTTAATATTGGCGTCGGTTATCGTTTCTGA
- the eptB gene encoding kdo(2)-lipid A phosphoethanolamine 7''-transferase yields the protein MKFVASFSQPKLSFVLAVYIGLFLNISVYYRRFDYFSLSAGSQVPTFIPALVELTASILFTFFLMRIISLGGRRFYRIIASLLVLISVAASYYMTFFNVVIGYGIIAAVMTTDIDLSKEVIGFRFFLWMLAVSALPLFLIWKNSLRHTLIEQLKSPGRRLVPLLVLAAVVALVWMPLRYMDNVQSVSERESNVDLPSYGGVVAHSYLPSNWLSALGLFAYTKYDENQDSSHLFDPAQHFTYVPPKGIDDTYVVFIIGETTRWDHMGLLGYERDTTPKLSKEKNLVAFRGQSCDTSTKLSMRCMFVREGGTEDNPQRTLKEQNIFAVMKALGFTSELFAMQSEVWFYNSIEANNYSFREMIASEKHNDGKSVQDMLLVDEVKESLARYPKGKHLIVLHTKGSHYLYSMRYPRSYARYQPECMGVDASCTREQLINAFDNSVLYTDSFIDSVIDQVRDKKAIVFYASDHGESIDDNYHLHGTPREMAPPEQFRSPMMVWISDKFLADTDNLHAFEQLKAQQRVGKTHRHEELFDTILGCVGYTSPDGGINPKNNWCQKPAD from the coding sequence ATGAAGTTTGTAGCATCTTTTTCGCAACCCAAATTATCGTTTGTCCTGGCAGTTTATATTGGTCTTTTTCTCAATATCTCAGTGTATTATCGCCGATTTGATTATTTTTCACTCTCTGCTGGTAGCCAGGTTCCAACGTTTATCCCCGCTCTTGTTGAATTGACTGCGAGTATCTTATTTACCTTTTTCCTAATGAGGATTATTTCACTCGGGGGACGTCGTTTTTATCGGATTATCGCGTCTCTTTTGGTGTTGATTTCCGTTGCCGCGAGTTATTACATGACGTTTTTTAATGTCGTGATTGGTTATGGCATTATTGCGGCGGTCATGACCACGGATATTGATCTTTCTAAAGAAGTTATTGGTTTTCGTTTTTTCCTGTGGATGCTAGCGGTGAGTGCGTTGCCGCTATTTTTGATCTGGAAGAACTCGCTACGTCATACGCTGATCGAACAGCTCAAATCGCCGGGAAGACGTTTGGTTCCTCTTCTGGTTCTTGCCGCTGTCGTTGCGCTGGTTTGGATGCCGCTTCGCTATATGGACAACGTTCAGTCAGTGTCCGAGCGAGAATCCAATGTGGATTTGCCCAGCTATGGTGGCGTAGTGGCTCACTCGTACCTACCTTCTAACTGGTTGTCTGCGTTAGGATTATTTGCGTACACTAAGTATGACGAGAATCAGGACTCCTCTCATCTTTTCGATCCGGCTCAGCATTTTACCTATGTCCCGCCGAAAGGCATTGACGATACCTACGTGGTTTTCATTATCGGTGAAACAACCCGCTGGGATCATATGGGGCTGTTAGGCTATGAGCGAGATACGACGCCGAAGCTGTCAAAAGAAAAAAACCTGGTCGCTTTCCGCGGCCAATCGTGTGATACCTCAACCAAGCTTTCCATGCGTTGTATGTTTGTGCGAGAAGGTGGCACGGAAGACAACCCGCAACGAACCCTGAAAGAGCAGAATATCTTTGCCGTAATGAAGGCGTTGGGCTTTACCTCTGAGCTGTTTGCGATGCAAAGTGAGGTGTGGTTTTACAATAGCATTGAGGCGAACAACTATTCCTTCCGCGAAATGATTGCGTCAGAGAAACACAATGACGGTAAATCGGTGCAGGATATGTTGCTGGTCGATGAGGTTAAGGAGTCGCTGGCACGTTACCCCAAAGGTAAACATCTGATTGTGCTGCATACCAAAGGCTCTCACTATCTGTATTCCATGCGATATCCCCGTAGCTATGCGCGTTATCAGCCGGAGTGTATGGGCGTTGATGCTTCCTGTACGCGTGAGCAGTTGATTAATGCGTTTGATAATAGCGTGCTCTATACCGATAGCTTTATCGATAGCGTGATCGATCAGGTTCGGGATAAGAAAGCGATCGTGTTTTATGCCTCCGATCACGGTGAATCTATCGATGATAACTACCATTTGCACGGCACGCCGCGTGAGATGGCACCACCCGAGCAGTTCCGTTCACCGATGATGGTATGGATCTCGGATAAATTTTTGGCTGACACCGATAATCTGCATGCGTTTGAGCAGTTGAAAGCTCAGCAGCGCGTTGGCAAAACACATCGCCATGAAGAGCTGTTTGACACGATTCTGGGATGTGTGGGATACACATCGCCTGATGGCGGTATTAACCCTAAAAATAACTGGTGTCAGAAACCTGCTGATTGA
- the trmH gene encoding tRNA (guanosine(18)-2'-O)-methyltransferase TrmH has protein sequence MTPQRYARIKEMLNCRQPDLTICMEQVHKPHNISAVIRTADAVGVHQVHAIWPTSRMKTLVSSAAGSNSWVEVKTHRTIHDAVGHLKDEGMQVLATNLSEHAVDFREIDYTRPTCILLGQEKTGITAEALKLADRDIIIPMTGMVQSLNVSVASALILYEAQRQRQIAGMYQREDSPLDEEEQQRLLFEGGYPVLARVAKRKGLPRPYIDHQGQIVADTPWWAAMQSSEC, from the coding sequence ATGACACCTCAACGTTATGCACGCATAAAAGAAATGCTCAACTGCCGTCAGCCCGATCTGACGATTTGCATGGAGCAGGTGCATAAACCGCATAATATTTCGGCCGTGATCCGCACTGCGGATGCCGTCGGCGTACATCAGGTCCATGCGATTTGGCCCACCAGCCGAATGAAAACGCTGGTTTCCTCCGCCGCGGGCAGTAATAGTTGGGTAGAAGTTAAAACCCATCGCACCATACATGATGCGGTCGGCCATCTGAAGGATGAGGGGATGCAGGTTCTGGCGACCAATTTGTCTGAACACGCGGTCGATTTTCGGGAAATTGATTACACTCGCCCGACCTGTATTCTGCTCGGACAAGAAAAAACCGGCATTACTGCCGAAGCACTCAAGCTGGCCGATCGAGATATCATCATTCCGATGACTGGCATGGTGCAGTCGCTGAATGTGTCTGTAGCCTCGGCGTTGATCCTGTATGAAGCCCAGCGCCAGCGCCAGATCGCTGGCATGTACCAGCGTGAAGACAGTCCGTTGGATGAAGAAGAGCAGCAGCGCCTGCTGTTTGAAGGGGGCTATCCAGTACTGGCACGCGTCGCAAAACGTAAAGGGCTGCCTCGCCCTTATATTGACCATCAGGGTCAGATTGTAGCGGATACCCCGTGGTGGGCCGCGATGCAATCGTCGGAGTGCTGA
- the ligB gene encoding NAD-dependent DNA ligase LigB: protein MWLRGCTFWIICVVGGISGFSAAAEVCPDWDNTRSNKEIAALRHQLERWDDVYYAEGKSPIADDVYDQLREQLNQWLGCFQPQHIVPVRLPSHGKQLHPVAHTGLKKLSDRGQLMQWIAQRKDLWIQPKVDGVAVSLLYQHGKLVSAVSRGNGLQGEDWTEKVRLIPGIPHVLTDAPSSLVLQGELFLKMTDHQQHTQGGLNARSVVAGEMRRHQPSPVLSQIGLFVWEWPDGPKTMPERLEILTKMGFAMTANYTHAIESFADAEKWRQHWYHSPLPFVTDGVVIRQTKEPQGRYWRNVSADWAIAWKYPPVHQVAEVADVAFSVGRTGKIAVVLKLSPLKLDDKSVNRVSVGSLSRWKQWDVLPGDRVSVSLAGQGIPRLDNVVWRGTERPVITPPSEYDFHAFSCFQYSAVCQQQFLARLVWLSGDHGLKLAGVREGMWLRLMQHDLLEDVLSWLSLTEAQLNAVNGMGDKRARDIYESLQSARQMPLSRWLLALGIPVPRSAMSALDNVDWLALQKWTAQQWQQFSGIGERRAEEIMAFLKHPIVVELIARLDREGIQGIHR, encoded by the coding sequence ATGTGGCTCAGGGGTTGCACCTTTTGGATTATCTGCGTTGTTGGGGGGATCAGCGGTTTTTCGGCTGCGGCCGAAGTCTGTCCCGATTGGGATAACACGCGTTCGAACAAAGAAATTGCTGCATTGCGTCATCAGTTAGAACGGTGGGATGACGTGTATTACGCCGAGGGGAAAAGCCCGATAGCTGATGACGTTTATGATCAACTGCGAGAGCAGTTAAACCAGTGGTTAGGTTGTTTTCAGCCGCAACATATTGTTCCTGTTCGGTTACCCTCTCATGGCAAGCAGCTTCATCCTGTTGCTCATACGGGACTGAAGAAATTGTCCGATCGTGGGCAATTGATGCAGTGGATCGCACAGCGTAAGGATTTGTGGATTCAGCCAAAAGTGGATGGTGTGGCTGTCTCGTTGCTCTATCAGCACGGTAAGCTCGTGTCTGCGGTTAGCCGGGGTAATGGCCTGCAAGGTGAAGACTGGACGGAAAAAGTTCGTCTGATTCCGGGAATTCCTCATGTATTAACCGATGCACCTTCCTCGTTAGTATTGCAAGGGGAGCTTTTTCTGAAGATGACCGATCACCAACAACATACTCAGGGTGGTCTTAATGCACGCTCGGTGGTGGCGGGTGAAATGCGTCGTCATCAGCCATCTCCCGTGTTGTCGCAGATTGGCCTGTTCGTCTGGGAATGGCCAGATGGTCCAAAGACGATGCCTGAACGTTTGGAAATATTGACAAAAATGGGGTTTGCCATGACAGCAAACTATACCCATGCCATTGAGTCATTCGCTGACGCGGAGAAGTGGCGTCAACACTGGTATCACAGCCCACTCCCTTTTGTGACGGATGGCGTGGTTATCCGCCAGACGAAAGAACCGCAGGGGCGTTATTGGCGTAACGTATCGGCAGACTGGGCGATCGCATGGAAATATCCGCCCGTTCATCAGGTTGCGGAAGTGGCTGATGTGGCGTTTTCTGTCGGGCGGACGGGTAAGATCGCCGTGGTGTTGAAGCTTAGCCCTTTGAAATTGGATGATAAATCGGTTAATCGGGTGAGTGTAGGCTCGCTGTCGCGTTGGAAACAATGGGATGTGTTGCCCGGCGATAGGGTTAGCGTCAGTCTGGCAGGGCAGGGGATTCCACGTCTGGATAATGTGGTATGGCGTGGGACTGAGCGGCCAGTTATCACCCCGCCCAGTGAATATGATTTCCATGCTTTTAGCTGTTTTCAGTATAGCGCGGTTTGCCAGCAGCAATTTCTGGCGCGTTTAGTCTGGTTGAGTGGAGATCACGGCTTAAAGTTAGCGGGAGTGCGTGAAGGGATGTGGCTGCGTCTGATGCAACATGATTTACTGGAGGATGTGCTGTCATGGTTATCTCTGACGGAGGCACAGCTTAATGCGGTCAATGGCATGGGCGATAAGCGGGCGCGAGATATCTATGAGAGCTTGCAGTCGGCGCGGCAGATGCCGCTATCCCGCTGGCTACTTGCTTTGGGTATTCCTGTTCCTCGTTCCGCAATGAGCGCATTAGATAATGTGGATTGGCTGGCGTTACAGAAGTGGACGGCACAACAATGGCAACAGTTCTCCGGTATTGGGGAGCGACGTGCAGAAGAGATTATGGCATTCCTGAAGCACCCTATCGTAGTAGAATTAATTGCCCGATTAGATCGTGAAGGCATACAAGGCATACATAGATAA